Proteins co-encoded in one Acidovorax sp. 69 genomic window:
- a CDS encoding catalase, protein MARPPTSRSAAHKSPSALPSSTQSDNFRGNAGELQQQAGGKHPVLTTQQGIPVADNQNSLRPSPRGPTLLEDFILREKITHFDHERIPERIVHARGTAAHGFFELTHSLKKYTTAKVLTDIGVQTPVFTRFSTVAGGAGSVDTPRDVRGFAVKFYTPEGNWDLVGNNIPVFFIQDAMKFPDLVHAVKMEPDRGFPQAASAHDTFWDFVSLMPETLHMIMWAMSDRTIPRSLRMMEGFGVHSFRLINAAGESTFVKFHWRPKLGIQSTVWDEALKLQSADNDYHRRDLFEAIEAGDFPEWELSVQLFTEQDAERFPVDHLDPTKLIPEELVPLQPIGRMVLNRWPDNFFAETEQVAFCPANVPPGIDFSNDPLLQGRLFSYLDTQLSRLGGPNFAQIPINAPKCPFHNLQRDGHMQMQVQALKGRVNYEPSSLQPDAPRASLAQGFRHFAQADDGDGRGKGRIRPESFADHYSQARMFYRSQSPLEQAHMASALVFELSKVGTPHVREAVVGHLLHVDPELAQRVADGLGLQALPPAPPAAEPVQDLPLSPALRIIDRMKPTLQGRSIGILVADGSNGTSVANLRKALEKAGATVKIVAPKVGGALLKDGTLLPADGQLAGTPSVVFDAVASVLSPDMGAQLAKEAAAVDWFRDAFGHLKAIAACKGTQAILQAGGIEPDAGVVDPADAQGFIAAAQTRQWDREAKVRTLA, encoded by the coding sequence ATGGCACGACCCCCTACCTCGCGCAGCGCGGCCCACAAATCGCCGTCTGCCCTGCCCTCATCGACCCAGTCCGACAACTTTCGCGGCAACGCGGGCGAGCTGCAGCAGCAGGCTGGCGGCAAACACCCGGTGCTGACCACCCAGCAGGGCATCCCAGTCGCCGACAACCAGAACTCACTGCGCCCATCGCCCCGCGGGCCCACGCTGCTGGAAGACTTCATCCTGCGCGAGAAGATCACGCACTTTGACCATGAACGCATCCCCGAACGCATCGTGCATGCGCGGGGCACGGCGGCCCATGGCTTTTTTGAGCTGACGCACTCGCTCAAAAAGTACACCACCGCCAAGGTGCTGACCGACATCGGTGTACAGACCCCTGTGTTCACCCGCTTTTCGACCGTGGCCGGGGGTGCGGGTTCGGTAGACACACCGCGCGACGTGCGTGGCTTTGCCGTCAAGTTCTACACGCCTGAGGGCAACTGGGATCTGGTGGGCAACAACATTCCCGTGTTCTTCATTCAGGATGCGATGAAGTTCCCAGACCTGGTGCACGCCGTCAAGATGGAGCCCGACCGCGGGTTTCCACAAGCGGCCAGCGCGCACGACACCTTTTGGGACTTTGTCTCGCTGATGCCCGAAACCCTGCACATGATCATGTGGGCCATGAGCGACCGCACCATCCCGCGCAGCCTGCGCATGATGGAAGGTTTTGGCGTGCACAGCTTTCGCCTGATCAACGCTGCGGGCGAGAGCACGTTTGTCAAGTTCCACTGGCGGCCCAAGCTGGGCATCCAGTCCACGGTGTGGGACGAGGCCCTCAAGCTGCAATCGGCCGACAACGACTACCACCGGCGCGACCTGTTCGAAGCCATCGAGGCGGGGGACTTTCCCGAGTGGGAGTTGTCGGTGCAGCTGTTCACTGAGCAAGATGCCGAACGCTTCCCGGTCGATCATCTCGACCCCACCAAGCTCATCCCCGAAGAACTGGTGCCCCTGCAGCCGATTGGCCGCATGGTGCTCAACCGCTGGCCCGACAACTTTTTCGCCGAGACCGAGCAGGTGGCGTTCTGCCCCGCCAATGTGCCGCCGGGCATCGACTTCAGCAACGACCCACTGCTGCAGGGCCGCCTGTTCTCGTACCTGGACACGCAGCTGTCGCGCCTGGGCGGGCCCAACTTTGCGCAGATACCCATCAATGCCCCGAAGTGCCCGTTCCACAACCTGCAGCGCGATGGCCACATGCAAATGCAGGTACAGGCGCTCAAAGGCCGCGTCAACTACGAGCCCAGCAGCCTTCAGCCGGACGCGCCCCGCGCCTCGCTGGCACAAGGCTTTCGCCACTTTGCACAGGCCGACGATGGCGATGGCCGGGGAAAAGGGCGCATCCGCCCCGAGAGTTTTGCCGACCACTACAGCCAGGCGCGCATGTTCTACCGCAGCCAGAGCCCGCTAGAGCAGGCCCACATGGCCTCGGCGCTGGTGTTCGAGCTGTCCAAGGTGGGCACACCCCATGTGCGCGAAGCCGTGGTGGGCCACCTGCTGCACGTGGACCCCGAGCTGGCACAGCGCGTTGCCGATGGCCTGGGGCTGCAGGCGCTGCCCCCGGCCCCACCCGCCGCCGAGCCCGTGCAAGACCTGCCCCTTTCGCCCGCCCTGCGCATCATCGACCGCATGAAGCCCACACTGCAGGGCCGCTCGATCGGCATTCTGGTGGCGGATGGATCGAACGGCACCTCGGTGGCCAACCTGCGCAAGGCGCTGGAGAAGGCCGGCGCCACCGTGAAGATCGTGGCGCCCAAGGTGGGCGGTGCCTTGCTGAAGGACGGCACGCTGCTGCCTGCGGATGGTCAGCTGGCGGGTACGCCATCGGTGGTGTTTGACGCGGTGGCCTCCGTCCTGTCGCCCGACATGGGCGCACAGCTGGCCAAAGAGGCGGCGGCCGTGGACTGGTTCCGCGATGCGTTCGGCCACCTCAAGGCCATTGCCGCCTGCAAGGGCACCCAGGCCATCCTGCAGGCTGGCGGCATTGAGCCCGATGCGGGCGTGGTGGACCCGGCAGACGCCCAGGGCTTCATCGCCGCCGCCCAGACACGCCAATGGGACCGCGAAGCCAAGGTTCGCACTCTGGCCTGA
- a CDS encoding dienelactone hydrolase family protein, translating into MFNDDLHADARALLPGRATDAGATRRTALQAALGLGYAAAAAPVMAQTAIATPADGLTAGEVSFMVNGFKVPAYRAAPAGKTGLPVVLVIQEIFGVHEYIADTCRRFAKAGYLAIAPQLYARQGDASSYTEIAKLMADVVAKVPDAQVMADLDGAVAWAAANGGDAARVGITGFCWGGRITWMYAAHGPVKAGVAWYGRLVGQASELTPKHPIDIAPILKAPVLGLYGEKDTGIPLDTVDKMKVALASGSAQAKASEFVVYPDAPHAFHADYRASFRKEAAEDGWKRALAWFNKHGVV; encoded by the coding sequence ATGTTCAATGACGACCTCCATGCCGATGCCAGAGCGCTGTTGCCCGGCCGCGCCACCGATGCGGGTGCCACCCGCCGCACTGCACTGCAGGCCGCGCTGGGACTGGGTTACGCGGCTGCTGCTGCGCCCGTCATGGCCCAGACGGCCATCGCCACGCCGGCAGACGGACTGACGGCCGGAGAGGTGAGCTTCATGGTCAATGGTTTCAAGGTGCCGGCCTACCGCGCCGCGCCGGCCGGCAAGACGGGATTGCCGGTGGTGCTGGTGATTCAGGAGATTTTTGGCGTACACGAATACATCGCCGACACCTGCCGCCGTTTTGCCAAGGCGGGTTACCTTGCCATTGCCCCGCAGCTGTATGCGCGCCAGGGCGATGCCTCTTCTTACACTGAAATCGCCAAGCTCATGGCCGACGTGGTGGCCAAGGTGCCCGATGCCCAGGTGATGGCCGACTTGGATGGCGCCGTGGCCTGGGCGGCTGCCAATGGCGGCGACGCCGCGCGTGTGGGCATTACCGGCTTTTGCTGGGGCGGCCGCATCACCTGGATGTATGCCGCGCATGGCCCGGTGAAGGCGGGGGTGGCCTGGTATGGGCGCTTGGTGGGGCAGGCCAGCGAACTGACCCCCAAGCACCCGATTGATATCGCGCCCATCCTCAAGGCGCCGGTCCTGGGCCTGTATGGCGAAAAAGACACCGGCATCCCCCTTGACACGGTTGATAAGATGAAAGTCGCCTTGGCCAGCGGCTCCGCGCAGGCCAAGGCGTCGGAATTTGTGGTGTACCCCGATGCGCCCCATGCCTTCCATGCCGACTACCGCGCCAGCTTCCGCAAGGAAGCGGCCGAGGACGGCTGGAAGCGGGCGCTGGCCTGGTTCAATAAACACGGCGTGGTTTGA
- a CDS encoding LysR family transcriptional regulator, producing the protein MSKTPATHSATEPSPTHRTPTLRQLRSFQAVARAMSFRQAAEALSLTQPALSASIRELEAVLGAPVLERSTHHVRLTPQGALLLPQVERLINGYEQGVDGLFRTLHDGKRVLRVAALPSAMHLLAEPLRQWLAQHPDVDLRLYDPLNDDLLAALQRGEVDLALGVALDLPPQIEAIAVAQDDLVAVLPVGHRLAHRARLTWQDLAGERLALFARGSTYELAMATLRQHGADLARADQLLYSESLYSLVRCGLAVGVISRLYTHSLHEGAVKVCPLQAPVISRKVALMVHAAQDARPPLVQDCLEFLTRALRTG; encoded by the coding sequence ATGAGCAAGACCCCGGCAACACATTCCGCAACCGAGCCCTCGCCCACACATCGCACCCCCACGCTGCGCCAGTTGCGCAGCTTTCAGGCGGTGGCCCGGGCCATGAGCTTTCGGCAGGCGGCTGAGGCCCTGTCGCTCACGCAGCCCGCGCTGTCGGCCTCCATCCGCGAGCTGGAGGCCGTGCTGGGCGCCCCGGTGCTGGAGCGCAGCACGCACCATGTGCGCCTCACCCCGCAGGGTGCCCTGCTGCTGCCGCAGGTCGAGCGACTCATCAATGGCTACGAGCAAGGGGTGGATGGGCTGTTTCGCACGCTGCACGATGGCAAGCGCGTCCTGCGCGTGGCCGCCCTGCCCTCGGCCATGCACCTGCTGGCCGAGCCCCTGCGGCAGTGGCTGGCGCAGCACCCCGATGTGGACCTGCGCTTGTACGACCCGCTCAACGACGACCTGCTGGCCGCACTGCAGCGCGGCGAAGTGGACCTGGCGCTGGGTGTGGCGCTGGACTTGCCGCCGCAGATCGAAGCCATCGCCGTGGCGCAAGACGACCTGGTGGCGGTGCTGCCCGTAGGCCACCGGCTGGCACACCGTGCACGCCTGACCTGGCAAGACCTGGCAGGTGAGCGGCTGGCACTGTTTGCACGCGGCAGCACCTACGAGCTGGCCATGGCCACCTTGCGCCAGCATGGGGCCGATCTGGCGCGTGCCGACCAGCTGCTGTACAGCGAGTCGCTCTACAGCCTGGTGCGCTGCGGGCTGGCGGTGGGCGTGATCTCGCGGCTGTACACCCACAGCCTGCACGAAGGCGCCGTGAAGGTGTGCCCGCTGCAGGCCCCGGTGATCTCGCGCAAGGTGGCGCTCATGGTGCATGCCGCCCAAGATGCGCGGCCCCCGCTGGTGCAGGACTGCCTGGAGTTTCTGACCCGGGCGCTGCGCACGGGCTGA
- a CDS encoding tripartite tricarboxylate transporter substrate binding protein has product MFTPPSFLLPRRVALQLFAALLAGGTGVAAQAQPAWPAAKPITLIVPFSAGGSVDVTARLIAQKLAERLKQSVVIENVAGAGGVIGMEKGAKAAPDGYTLVLGADSPAAIARLVNPVAVRYDTLKDLAPVGLVTTAPMVIVARPGLPANNLADVIRLAREKPGQLSYATSGVGTVLHLAMERVKDQSKTFMVHVPYRGGAQIVTDVVGNQVDLAVLISVTAAPHIHSKKLKAIALTDGQRLPSLPDVPTVAETAGFKGFDMVSWTGLFAPAQTPPAVVERLNRELGEVLRMDDVRAKLADGGAVPGKGSAPEFARFVQTESARYAAIVKAANIKE; this is encoded by the coding sequence ATGTTCACCCCACCTTCGTTTTTGTTGCCACGGCGCGTCGCCTTGCAGCTGTTTGCCGCGCTGCTGGCCGGGGGCACTGGCGTGGCCGCGCAGGCGCAGCCCGCCTGGCCAGCGGCCAAGCCCATCACGCTCATCGTGCCGTTCAGCGCCGGGGGCAGTGTGGATGTGACGGCGCGCCTGATTGCCCAAAAGCTGGCCGAACGCCTCAAGCAAAGCGTGGTGATTGAGAACGTGGCGGGCGCTGGTGGCGTCATCGGCATGGAAAAAGGCGCCAAGGCCGCGCCGGATGGCTACACCCTCGTCCTGGGGGCCGACAGCCCCGCCGCCATTGCGCGGCTGGTGAACCCGGTGGCGGTGCGCTATGACACGCTCAAGGACCTGGCCCCCGTGGGACTGGTGACCACCGCCCCCATGGTGATCGTGGCGCGCCCTGGCTTGCCGGCCAACAACCTGGCCGACGTGATCCGCCTGGCGCGCGAAAAGCCGGGGCAGTTGAGCTACGCCACGTCGGGTGTGGGCACCGTGCTGCACCTGGCCATGGAACGCGTCAAGGACCAGAGCAAGACCTTCATGGTGCATGTGCCCTACCGGGGCGGCGCCCAGATCGTGACCGATGTGGTCGGCAACCAGGTGGACCTGGCCGTGCTCATCAGCGTGACGGCGGCGCCGCACATCCACAGCAAGAAGCTCAAGGCCATTGCCCTGACGGACGGCCAGCGCCTGCCTTCGCTGCCTGATGTGCCGACCGTGGCCGAGACCGCAGGCTTCAAGGGGTTTGACATGGTCTCGTGGACGGGCCTGTTTGCCCCCGCGCAAACGCCCCCCGCCGTGGTGGAACGCCTGAACCGCGAGCTGGGCGAAGTGCTGCGCATGGACGATGTGCGCGCCAAGCTGGCCGATGGCGGGGCCGTGCCCGGCAAGGGCAGCGCGCCCGAGTTTGCGCGGTTTGTGCAGACCGAAAGCGCTCGGTATGCGGCCATCGTGAAGGCTGCAAACATCAAGGAATAG
- a CDS encoding Bug family tripartite tricarboxylate transporter substrate binding protein: MKTSRRSLLSRLVRTSAFLGAALTVGLASAQSPKPIRLLVGFPPGGGSDAIARTLSEKLKDELGVPVVVENRPGAGGQIAAQALKASAADGTTLFLTHDHTISILPQVVKNPGYEPARDFVPVAGFATFVNAFAVSGGTPAKSFTEYVSWIKTAGGGKGAVGIPAPASTPEFLVKLVGQKYQVDLVSAPYRGSAPMMADMLGNQIGAGVASVQDFIENHKAGKVRVVGVLGTKRQAALPDVPTFDEMGLKGFEDLPYYGIYAPTGTPQKFITDFSSAMAKVVAMPDVRDHLTAMGLTVGYMSPQQLATREKAYTEAWTRIIKTSGFVAQ; encoded by the coding sequence ATGAAGACTTCCCGCCGCAGCTTGCTGTCCCGCCTTGTGCGCACCAGTGCTTTTCTGGGGGCCGCCCTGACCGTGGGGTTGGCCTCGGCCCAGTCGCCCAAGCCGATTCGCCTGCTGGTGGGGTTTCCGCCCGGTGGGGGGTCGGACGCCATCGCCCGCACCTTGAGCGAAAAACTCAAGGACGAACTGGGCGTGCCCGTGGTCGTGGAAAACCGGCCCGGTGCCGGGGGGCAGATTGCCGCCCAGGCCCTCAAGGCGTCTGCAGCCGACGGCACCACGCTGTTTTTGACCCACGATCACACCATCTCCATCCTGCCCCAGGTGGTCAAGAACCCTGGCTATGAGCCCGCACGCGACTTTGTGCCCGTGGCAGGTTTTGCCACCTTCGTGAATGCGTTTGCAGTGTCGGGCGGCACACCCGCCAAGTCGTTCACCGAGTACGTCAGCTGGATCAAGACGGCGGGTGGTGGCAAGGGGGCGGTGGGCATTCCTGCACCCGCCTCCACGCCCGAGTTTCTGGTCAAGCTGGTGGGGCAGAAGTACCAGGTGGATCTGGTCTCGGCCCCTTACCGAGGCAGCGCGCCCATGATGGCGGACATGCTGGGCAACCAGATTGGTGCGGGCGTGGCCTCGGTCCAGGATTTCATCGAGAACCACAAGGCGGGCAAGGTGCGTGTGGTAGGCGTGCTGGGCACCAAGCGCCAGGCGGCATTGCCGGATGTGCCCACCTTCGACGAGATGGGCCTCAAGGGCTTTGAAGACTTGCCGTATTACGGCATCTACGCCCCCACGGGTACGCCCCAGAAGTTCATCACCGACTTCTCCAGCGCCATGGCCAAGGTGGTGGCCATGCCGGATGTGCGCGATCACCTGACGGCCATGGGCCTGACCGTGGGCTACATGTCGCCCCAGCAGTTGGCCACGCGTGAGAAGGCCTACACCGAAGCCTGGACGCGCATCATCAAGACCAGTGGTTTTGTGGCGCAGTAG
- the argH gene encoding argininosuccinate lyase, with protein MSKAQATSAASAPSHNQLDTKAQAWSALFSEPMSDLVKRYTSSVFFDKRLWQADIAGSLAHAEMLAAQGIIGAEDHASIQRGMAQITSEIESGAFEWKLDLEDVHLNIEARLTQLVGDAGKRLHTGRSRNDQVATDVRLWLRGEIDLIGDLLKELQVSLVDVAEQNVEVILPGFTHLQVAQPVSFGHHMLAYVEMFARDAERMADVRRRTNVLPLGSAALAGTTYPLDRERVAKTLGMVDAQGAPMVCQNSLDAVSDRDFAIEFTAAASLCMVHVSRLSEELIIWMSQNFGFIRIADRFTTGSSIMPQKKNPDVPELARGKTGRVVGHLMGLITLMKGQPLAYNKDNQEDKEPLFDTVDTLKDTLRIFAEMVGGQLNPATGKKEGGITVNPQAMEQAALKGYATATDLADYLVKKGLPFRDAHETVAHAVKAAQSHACDLSELPLNVLQGFHPQIEKDVYECLSLRGSLNARNTLGGTAPAQVRAQLARHRARLA; from the coding sequence ATGTCCAAAGCCCAAGCCACCAGCGCTGCGTCTGCGCCTTCCCACAACCAGCTTGACACCAAGGCCCAGGCCTGGTCGGCGCTGTTCTCCGAGCCCATGAGCGACCTGGTCAAGCGCTACACCTCCAGCGTGTTCTTCGACAAGCGCCTGTGGCAGGCCGACATCGCGGGCAGCCTGGCGCACGCCGAGATGCTGGCGGCGCAAGGAATCATCGGGGCGGAAGACCACGCCTCCATCCAGCGCGGCATGGCGCAGATCACCTCCGAGATCGAGTCCGGCGCGTTTGAATGGAAGCTGGACCTGGAAGACGTGCACCTGAACATCGAAGCCCGCCTGACCCAGCTGGTGGGCGATGCCGGCAAGCGCCTGCACACCGGCCGCAGCCGCAACGACCAGGTCGCCACCGACGTGCGCCTGTGGCTGCGCGGCGAGATTGACTTGATTGGCGACCTGCTGAAAGAGCTGCAGGTGTCGCTGGTCGACGTGGCCGAGCAGAACGTCGAGGTGATCCTGCCCGGCTTCACCCACCTGCAGGTGGCCCAGCCCGTGAGCTTTGGCCACCACATGCTGGCCTATGTCGAAATGTTTGCGCGCGATGCCGAGCGCATGGCCGATGTCCGCCGCCGCACCAATGTGCTGCCGCTGGGCAGCGCCGCGCTGGCCGGCACCACCTACCCGCTGGACCGCGAGCGCGTGGCCAAGACGCTGGGCATGGTGGATGCGCAAGGCGCCCCCATGGTCTGCCAAAACAGCCTGGACGCCGTGAGCGACCGCGACTTCGCCATCGAATTCACCGCCGCCGCCAGCCTGTGCATGGTGCACGTCAGCCGCTTGAGCGAAGAACTCATCATCTGGATGAGCCAGAACTTCGGCTTCATCCGCATTGCCGACCGCTTCACCACGGGCAGTTCAATCATGCCGCAGAAGAAGAACCCTGACGTGCCCGAACTGGCGCGCGGCAAGACCGGCCGCGTGGTCGGCCACCTGATGGGGCTGATCACGCTGATGAAGGGCCAGCCCCTGGCCTACAACAAGGACAACCAGGAAGACAAGGAGCCGCTGTTCGATACCGTGGACACGCTCAAGGACACGCTGCGCATTTTTGCTGAAATGGTCGGCGGCCAGTTGAACCCTGCCACGGGTAAGAAAGAGGGCGGCATCACGGTCAACCCGCAGGCCATGGAACAGGCAGCGCTCAAGGGCTACGCCACCGCCACCGACCTGGCCGATTACCTGGTCAAGAAGGGCCTGCCCTTCCGCGATGCGCACGAAACCGTGGCCCACGCCGTCAAGGCCGCCCAGTCCCATGCGTGCGACCTGTCGGAGCTGCCGCTGAACGTGCTGCAGGGCTTTCACCCCCAGATCGAAAAGGACGTGTACGAGTGTCTGAGCCTGCGTGGCTCGCTCAATGCGCGCAACACGCTGGGGGGCACGGCGCCCGCCCAGGTGCGTGCCCAGCTGGCCCGCCACCGGGCACGTCTGGCCTGA
- the arsA gene encoding arsenical pump-driving ATPase, with translation MTPADSVSASLHSPSIRLGLLAQPTRFLFFTGKGGVGKTSLSTAAAIALADAGRQVLLVSTDAASNLDEMLGVPLSNQPVAVPGVPGLHMLNIDPDTAAEAYRQRVLAQLEATATSDERATVREQLSGACTTEIAAFDEFAALLASEGSDIGHVFDHVVFDTAPTGHTLRLLSLPKAWTGFLAGNDRGASCLGPHSGLKMQEARFNAALAALSDPALTTVVLVTRPDPRPMQEAARTALELRALGLANQRLAINGVFHASRPGQDAVADAIEALGREAMDQMPDALAQLPRDEVPLRAFDTVGLPALRALLGGGSVTQAGTAVKVDVALQAEPLSALADALAAKGHGLIMVMGKGGVGKTTIAAALAVGLVQRGHSVHLTTTDPAAHVQSQLDGSLPGLKVGRIDPQVETQAYIDKIMATRGKALDDAGRALLLEDLQSPCTEEVAVFHAFSRVVNEARSAFVVLDTAPTGHSLLLMDATGAYHRQMTQQYEGRAGGAMAKHIITPLMRLQDADMTHVVIVTLPEVTPVSQAAALQDDLRRARIEPWAWVINKSVAATGTSDPLLQARLVGEQQQAARIANGLAQRTYVLPWLATPPVGVEALGQLATDPLSEGV, from the coding sequence ATGACACCAGCCGACTCAGTCTCTGCCTCTCTCCACTCGCCCTCGATTCGTCTGGGCCTGCTGGCGCAACCCACGCGGTTTCTTTTCTTCACGGGCAAGGGCGGGGTGGGCAAGACCTCGTTGTCCACCGCTGCGGCCATCGCCTTGGCAGACGCCGGGCGGCAGGTGCTGCTGGTCAGCACCGATGCGGCCTCCAACCTCGATGAAATGCTGGGCGTGCCGCTGTCCAACCAGCCGGTGGCCGTGCCCGGGGTGCCAGGGCTGCACATGCTCAACATCGACCCCGACACGGCTGCCGAGGCCTACCGCCAGCGTGTGCTGGCGCAACTGGAGGCCACGGCCACCAGCGACGAGCGTGCCACGGTGCGCGAACAACTCTCGGGCGCCTGCACCACCGAGATCGCTGCGTTCGACGAATTTGCCGCGCTGCTCGCCAGCGAGGGCAGTGACATCGGCCATGTGTTCGACCACGTGGTGTTCGACACCGCGCCCACCGGCCACACGCTGCGCCTGCTGAGCCTGCCCAAGGCCTGGACCGGGTTCCTGGCGGGCAACGACCGGGGCGCCTCGTGCCTGGGCCCGCACTCGGGGCTCAAGATGCAGGAGGCCCGCTTCAACGCCGCCCTGGCCGCGCTGAGCGACCCAGCCCTCACCACCGTGGTGCTGGTCACCCGCCCCGACCCTCGCCCCATGCAGGAGGCCGCGCGCACGGCACTGGAGCTGCGCGCCCTGGGCCTGGCCAACCAGCGCCTGGCCATCAACGGCGTGTTCCATGCCAGCCGCCCGGGACAGGACGCCGTGGCCGACGCCATCGAAGCGCTGGGCCGCGAAGCCATGGACCAGATGCCCGATGCCCTGGCGCAGCTGCCGCGCGACGAGGTGCCGCTGCGCGCCTTTGACACCGTGGGCCTGCCCGCGCTGCGGGCGTTGCTGGGCGGTGGTTCAGTGACCCAGGCCGGCACCGCCGTGAAAGTGGACGTCGCGTTGCAGGCCGAGCCGCTGTCAGCGCTGGCCGATGCGCTGGCCGCCAAGGGCCACGGCCTCATCATGGTGATGGGCAAGGGCGGCGTGGGCAAGACCACCATTGCCGCCGCGCTGGCCGTGGGCCTGGTGCAGCGCGGGCACAGTGTGCACCTCACCACCACCGACCCGGCGGCCCATGTGCAAAGCCAGCTAGACGGCAGCCTGCCCGGCCTCAAGGTGGGGCGCATCGACCCGCAGGTGGAGACCCAGGCCTACATCGACAAGATCATGGCCACGCGCGGCAAGGCGCTGGACGACGCGGGCCGTGCCCTGCTGCTGGAAGACCTGCAGTCGCCCTGTACCGAAGAGGTGGCGGTGTTCCACGCCTTCAGCCGCGTGGTGAACGAGGCACGGAGCGCTTTTGTGGTGCTGGACACCGCGCCCACCGGCCACAGCCTGCTGCTGATGGACGCCACCGGCGCCTACCACCGGCAGATGACTCAGCAGTACGAAGGCCGCGCTGGCGGCGCTATGGCCAAACACATCATCACGCCGCTCATGCGCCTGCAGGATGCCGACATGACCCATGTGGTCATCGTCACACTGCCGGAGGTGACGCCAGTGAGCCAGGCGGCGGCCTTGCAGGACGACCTGCGCCGCGCCCGCATCGAGCCCTGGGCCTGGGTCATCAACAAAAGCGTGGCGGCCACAGGCACCTCAGACCCCTTGCTCCAGGCGCGCCTGGTGGGCGAGCAACAGCAGGCCGCACGCATTGCCAACGGCCTGGCGCAGCGCACCTATGTGCTGCCCTGGCTGGCGACGCCGCCGGTGGGAGTGGAGGCGCTGGGCCAATTGGCCACAGATCCTTTGTCTGAGGGTGTTTGA
- a CDS encoding ZIP family metal transporter yields MTLVAILLATLAAGIGSVWLAALLMRLGLGGRGDSVGPQHLLSLAAGALLATAFMHLLPEAFESQAGAHDLFATLLVGLVFFFLLDKAELWHHGHEHSHPEPAKHDPAHGHAHSHAGHEGHDHGHAHHHHGPRAGGWAVLTGDSVHCFGDGILIASAFMADIRLGVIAAVSVLAHEVPHHMGDLVVLRQSSPNRRMALVKVSLAGAVTALGGVVGYFLVGQLHDFLPYFLAVASSSFVYVALADLIPQLQKRLTARETIAQIAWLIAGMVVVTLVSGAAHNH; encoded by the coding sequence ATGACTTTGGTAGCAATTCTCCTGGCCACCCTGGCCGCTGGTATTGGCAGCGTGTGGCTGGCCGCGCTGCTCATGCGGCTGGGCCTGGGCGGGCGGGGCGACAGTGTGGGCCCCCAGCACCTGCTCAGCCTGGCGGCGGGCGCCTTGCTGGCCACGGCCTTCATGCACCTCTTGCCCGAGGCGTTTGAAAGCCAGGCCGGTGCGCACGACCTGTTTGCCACGCTGCTGGTGGGCTTGGTGTTCTTCTTTTTGCTCGACAAGGCCGAGCTGTGGCACCACGGGCATGAGCACAGCCATCCTGAGCCCGCAAAACACGACCCTGCCCACGGGCATGCGCATTCCCATGCCGGGCACGAAGGCCATGACCATGGCCACGCGCACCACCACCACGGCCCGCGCGCGGGCGGCTGGGCGGTGCTGACGGGCGACAGCGTGCATTGCTTTGGCGATGGCATCCTGATCGCCTCGGCCTTCATGGCGGACATCCGCTTGGGCGTGATCGCCGCCGTGTCGGTGCTGGCGCACGAGGTGCCTCACCACATGGGCGATCTGGTGGTGCTGCGCCAAAGCAGCCCCAACCGGCGCATGGCGCTGGTCAAGGTGTCGCTGGCAGGTGCCGTGACGGCGCTGGGCGGGGTGGTGGGCTACTTTCTGGTGGGTCAACTGCACGATTTCCTGCCGTATTTCCTGGCCGTGGCATCGAGCAGTTTTGTGTACGTGGCGCTGGCCGACCTGATCCCCCAGCTGCAAAAGCGCCTGACAGCGCGCGAAACCATTGCGCAGATCGCCTGGCTGATCGCCGGCATGGTGGTGGTCACGCTGGTGAGCGGGGCTGCGCACAACCACTGA